A window of Mucilaginibacter robiniae genomic DNA:
AGAATATGAAATCTCACCGCTAGATGGTATCAGAAAAAGAGTGGGTACACAAGCGGAGGTGGTTTATGCACGTGGTTATGTGGGAGATACCACAGGCAATTATAACGGTGTAAACACAGGTCAGAACTTGGCCGACAAACGTTCTGCTAGCGAGTTGATGACTGAAGCAATTAATGTTGCTAAAAAAGCTGATGTAGTAATATACATTGGTGGTTTAAATAAAAGCGACCACCAGGATGCTGAAGGTGCAGATCGTGAAAGTTTAAATTTGCCATATAATCAAGATCAGTTGATTGCACAACTAGCGAAGGCGAACAAAAACCTGGTAGTGGTAAATATATCAGGTAATGCTGTAGCTATGCCATGGGTGAACCAAGTACCTGCAATTATGCAAGGTTGGTTTTTAGGATCAGAAGCAGGTAATGCTTTAGCTGCAGTACTGGTTGGTGATGTTAATCCATCAGGTAAACTGACTTTTACCTTTCCGGTAAAATTAACAGACAATGGTGCACATGCTTTAAATGCTTTTCCGGGTACTAAAGATGAGGTTACCTACAAAGAGGGTATTTATGTAGGTTATCGTTGGGCTGATAAACATAACATTAAACCGTTGTTTGCTTTTGGTCATGGTTTAAGTTATACTACCTTCCAGTATGGTAAAGTAACTGCCGATAAAAAAGCAATGTCGTCTTCAGATAAAATCACCTTTTCAGTTAATGTAAAAAATACCGGTTTACGTGATGGGGAAGATGTAGTGCAGCTTTACATTAGCGATTTAAAATCATCTCTGCCACGCCCAATAAAAGAGTTAAAAGGATTTGAAAAAGTTTTTCTGAAAGCTGGCGAACAAAAGACCGTGACCTTTACTATTGATAAAGCAGCTCTAAGCTTTTTTGAACCAACAAAGCATGAATGGGTAGCCGAGCCTGGCAATTTTGAAGCGCTAATTGGTGCTTCATCCGCAGCTATCAAAACTAAAACTGCATTTACATTGAATTAATTTGAATTAACCTGTACAGCTCCGTAGCTTCAGCGGAGCTGTACAGGTTTTACATAAATAATAGTTGTATATCACACCGCAACTATCTGTATAGTTAAATTTTGCTATTCTCAATTTTTCTAATAACCTTCATACTTATCGTGTATCTTTTACAGACCTTTGCCGAATGAGAATAAAACCGATCAGTTTATTACTGAAAGAATCGGCCGAAGATGGCGAGAATACACTTAAACGTTCACTTGGCCCTATTAACCTAATTTTAATTGGTATTGGTATTATAATTGGAGCAGGTTTGTTTTCGCTTACTGGCATTGCTGCTGGGCAGCATTCTGGCCCTGCTGTAACCATATCGTTTGCTATTGCGGCATTGGGTTGTACTTTCGCTGCTCTGTGTTATGCTGAGTTTTCAGCAATGATTCCGGTAGCAGGCAGTGCTTATACCTATTCCTATGCAACTATGGGCGAACTCTTTGCTTGGATTATTGGCTGGGACTTGGTGCTTGAATATTCCGTAGGTGCAGCAACTGTAGCCATTAGTTGGTCACAATATTTAACTAAGTTTTTATCCTGGTTTGATCTTTACCTGCCTCCACAGCTTACCTTATCACCTTTTGAAACTGCTAAGGCTGCTGACGGGCATGTTGTTCAAGGCATTATTAATTTGCCTGCAGCACTTATCGTTGTTTTGGTTACGGGAGTTATCATTAGAGGTACTAAAGGTTCTGCATTAATTAATGCAATCATTGTTACGCTAAAAGTTGGAGTAGTGCTGGTATTTATTGCTGCTGGTTGGTCGTACATCAATCCGCAAAATTATCATCCTTATATACCACAAAATACAGGTGTTTGGGGCGAATACGGATGGTCGGGAGTGTTAAGAGGAGCGGGGTTAGTCTTTTTTGTATTTATTGGTTTTGATGCAGTTTCTACAGCAGCTCAAGAAGCAAAAAATCCGCAGCGTAACATGCCTATTGGTATTATAGGGTCGTTGGTTGTTTGTACTATATTGTTTATCATATTCGCTCATGTAATGACCGGTATGGCTAATTACAAAGAATTTATCGGTTCGGGTGCGCCTGTTGCAATTGCTATTGAAAAAACACATTATCGTTGGTTAAGTAAGGCTGTTGTTTTGGCTATACTAATTGGTTATACATCTGTGATTCTGGTTGATTTATTAGGTCAATCCAGAGTTTTTTATTCCATGTCGAAGGATGGATTATTGCCCCGAATATTTTCAGATGTTCATCATCGGTTTCGCACACCTTGGAAGTCGAATTTGGTGCTGTGTGCTTTTATTGCTGTTTTTGCAGCTTTTGTACCCATCCGGGTAGTGGGAGAAATGACGAGTATAGGAACTCTACTTGCTTTTGTAATGGTATGTGCTGGTGTTTTAATATTACGTAAACAACAGCCTAATACAATTAGACCTTTCAAAACGCCTTTAGTACCCGTTGTGCCCATATTAGGTATATTAACTTGCCTGGCCATGATGACCTTTTTGCCAGCCGATACTTGGCTCAGGCTTGTTGTATGGTTGGGCATAGGTTTAATCATATACTTTACTTATGGAAAACGGCATAGCAAGCTTAACCAAGCAGATGGAACAATTTAGTTTATTACATGTACATGTATTAATTTTTAATTCATGTAACTAAATTAACCTTCCAGTTAAATCTTTATAAAACCTTTGCTGACTATTTCATTATTTATTGCTGTTAGGGGAGTAATGATTTATATAACATAATTTATATACCGCCGTATAATCAATTAAAGGTGCTCAACCTTTATACTGATTAATCTATGATAAGTAATACAAAGTGGGTTGATAATGATGAGTTTGGTAGA
This region includes:
- a CDS encoding amino acid permease, which translates into the protein MRIKPISLLLKESAEDGENTLKRSLGPINLILIGIGIIIGAGLFSLTGIAAGQHSGPAVTISFAIAALGCTFAALCYAEFSAMIPVAGSAYTYSYATMGELFAWIIGWDLVLEYSVGAATVAISWSQYLTKFLSWFDLYLPPQLTLSPFETAKAADGHVVQGIINLPAALIVVLVTGVIIRGTKGSALINAIIVTLKVGVVLVFIAAGWSYINPQNYHPYIPQNTGVWGEYGWSGVLRGAGLVFFVFIGFDAVSTAAQEAKNPQRNMPIGIIGSLVVCTILFIIFAHVMTGMANYKEFIGSGAPVAIAIEKTHYRWLSKAVVLAILIGYTSVILVDLLGQSRVFYSMSKDGLLPRIFSDVHHRFRTPWKSNLVLCAFIAVFAAFVPIRVVGEMTSIGTLLAFVMVCAGVLILRKQQPNTIRPFKTPLVPVVPILGILTCLAMMTFLPADTWLRLVVWLGIGLIIYFTYGKRHSKLNQADGTI